The Eublepharis macularius isolate TG4126 chromosome 8, MPM_Emac_v1.0, whole genome shotgun sequence genome contains a region encoding:
- the CCDC152 gene encoding coiled-coil domain-containing protein 152: MKKMSVVNLDKLVDDFSHIEKKISELHGENNRLTLQLEKTNKLLTISQSQAESAKEECAILQNLIKGLQQAIENQHHLRDENERLKNAACLLEEKVNFCEQGYKSQIDRLMKEIKSKEEEHKTEQKKIHCEMNKRLETKEEEHKQLIEKKDLKILELTRQLRTQEKEKQNEIIKLQIEFDAKLTKLQNRTPQPHPDPNALAQNIYRRKFQHFQEEKNKEIEVLHNTIRDLEQQLRKVQDIRPKRWQI, from the exons ATGAAGAAAATGAGTGTGGTAAATCTGGATAAACTTGTAGATGACTTCTCACATATAGAAAAG AAAATATCAGAACTTCATGGAGAAAATAACCGTCTGACTCTTCAgttagaaaaaacaaacaaattactAACCATCAGCCAATCACAGGCAGAATCAGCAAAAGAAG aatgtgCTATACTTCAGAATTTGATTAAAGGCCTTCAACAAGCTATCGAAAACCAGCATCATTTGAGAG ATGAAAATGAGAGGTTGAAGAATGCAGCTTGTTTGCTAGAAGAGAAAGTAAATTTCTGTGAACAG GGATATAAAAGTCAGATTGACAGACtcatgaaagaaattaaaagcaaGGAAGAGGAACACAAGACTGAACAAAAGAAGATTCACTGTGAAATGAACAAAAGAC TTGAAACAAAGGAGGAAGAACACAAACAACTAATAGAAAAGAAGGATCTGAAGATTTTAGAATTAACTAGGCAACTAAGGACtcaagaaaaggaaaaacagaatgaaatcatcaaaTTACAAATAGAG tttgaTGCTAAATTGACAAAATTGCAGAACAGAACACCCCAACCACATCCTGATCCTAACGCATTAGCTCAGAACATCTACCGACGG AAGTTCCAGCACTttcaagaagagaaaaacaaagaaattgAAGTTCTCCACAACACCATCAGAGACTTAGAACAGCAGCTCCGCAAGGTGCAAGATATCCGCCCCAAACGATGGCAGATTTGA